From a region of the Streptacidiphilus albus JL83 genome:
- the fxsT gene encoding FxSxx-COOH system tetratricopeptide repeat protein produces the protein MTEHRAADDHGTTDGPDAERVNGEAATAEGVRSGPESAARPDDRNGRIITFYSYKGGTGRTMALANTAWILASNGFRVLAVDWDLEAPGLARFFEPFLAPEVQAATSGVIDLITEYREEALRGLERGPEWYREFARVRPHAVPLAWQWFEPGGSLDFLSAGRLNSDYSATLASINWDKFYDDLDGGQFFDALRDDMRRNYDYVLIDSRTGLSDIAEICTVQMPDDLVVCFTLSNQSIDGASSIAQHIADRYHDRNIRILPVPMRIDDGEKEKVDAGRALSRVRFDGLPQGLSGEELTRYWGAVEVPYRPFYAYEEILATFGDQSGVPTSMLSAFERLTAVLTDERVTALPAIPQDTRLRYVDSFTRRRPPVLADLYLSYVPEDRMWADWIESVLKGAGFRVLPRDVSAGSDPRAEAERSMDASYRTVAILSPSYVRSPQAQALWESVAKSDPSGTRRQLIPVRVGDVRPTAPFSNRNSVDLVRMEEAPAAAALLRALGRSDLAAVEHPVGSGPRFPGTRPRIWNVQFRNTSFTGRAAALERLRSQLGGGTTVVLPPPQALYGLGGVGKTQVALEYAYRFMADYDLVWWIEAEQPDRVALSLGELAKKLELRVGDNVAEAAEAARDALRRGSPIDRWLLIFDNADDPAKIARYFPGGSGHILVTSRNQAWSNHAEPLEVDVFTRSESIEHLCRQAKGLSRQDANRVAEAVGDLPLAVGLAAAWLNTTGTPVDAYVAQLQQEAVRALALAQQPADYPHVFGVAWNISIERLAQQAPAAARLLELCAYFSADPISMDLFYRDQMIKVLVGYDPDLRDKFMLGKVIQAIGRYGLAKVDPGSNTFQVHRMVQAVIRSKLNPLQQDSTMHEVHDILVGARPAVGDTDDPENWPAFERIWPHLASSRAEECDQADTRQLLLDRVRYLWKRGELDAAEQLGNELNRLWVAKLGEDDRQTLLLRFHMANVLRSQGRFAEALTLDQATLDKQRELLSADHPYTLMTARGLAADLRALGRFAEALDIDKEILDKFKEQFGDEDPQTLSTVNNLAIDYRFTGDYEAARQLDQETLDRRVAVLGPRHLYTLTTKAALAEDLRALGDYRGSVELLEEFQEEYRAVPVMDLPTLRYAKSLAVALRKAGREGEARQITKETYARFLDNYGENAPDTLACALNLAADYSASGDKELARDFAQEVYDGYLAQLGPEHPFTLAVAVNVSIYLRDSGQAEEAVALGEHTTSTLERVVGPDHPFTLTSLLNLANSVGEDGDLVRSEELGRTALAGLVARYGPTHPDVVVCEANLAVTLRASGRRSEAQELRGRVIEELIRQLGDEHPATRACREWRRLGRSLEIQPV, from the coding sequence ATGACTGAGCACCGTGCAGCGGACGACCACGGGACGACGGACGGACCGGACGCGGAACGCGTGAACGGCGAGGCGGCGACGGCGGAGGGAGTCCGGTCCGGACCCGAGTCGGCCGCCCGCCCCGACGATCGCAACGGACGCATCATCACCTTCTACTCGTACAAGGGCGGCACCGGTCGGACCATGGCGCTGGCCAACACCGCCTGGATCCTGGCCTCCAACGGCTTCCGGGTGCTGGCCGTCGACTGGGACCTGGAGGCGCCCGGTCTCGCGCGCTTCTTCGAGCCCTTCCTGGCGCCCGAGGTGCAGGCGGCGACCAGCGGCGTGATCGACCTGATCACCGAGTACCGGGAGGAGGCGCTGCGCGGCCTGGAGCGCGGCCCGGAGTGGTACCGCGAGTTCGCCCGGGTCCGCCCGCACGCGGTGCCGCTGGCCTGGCAGTGGTTCGAGCCCGGCGGCAGCCTGGACTTCCTCTCGGCGGGCCGGCTGAACAGCGACTACTCGGCCACCCTGGCCAGCATCAACTGGGACAAGTTCTACGACGACCTGGACGGCGGGCAGTTCTTCGACGCGCTGCGCGACGACATGCGCCGCAACTACGACTACGTGCTGATCGACAGCCGGACCGGGCTCTCCGACATCGCCGAGATCTGCACCGTGCAGATGCCGGACGACCTGGTGGTCTGCTTCACCCTCAGCAACCAGAGCATCGACGGCGCCTCCTCCATAGCCCAGCACATCGCTGACCGCTACCACGACCGGAACATCCGGATCCTGCCGGTGCCGATGCGCATCGACGACGGCGAGAAGGAGAAGGTCGACGCCGGCCGGGCGCTGTCCCGGGTCCGCTTCGACGGGTTGCCGCAGGGCCTGAGCGGCGAGGAGCTGACCCGCTACTGGGGCGCGGTCGAGGTCCCCTACCGGCCCTTCTACGCCTACGAGGAGATCCTGGCGACCTTCGGCGACCAGTCCGGGGTGCCCACCTCGATGCTCTCCGCCTTCGAGCGGCTGACGGCGGTGCTGACCGACGAGCGGGTGACCGCGCTGCCGGCCATCCCGCAGGACACCCGGCTGCGCTATGTCGACTCGTTCACCCGGCGCCGGCCGCCGGTCCTGGCCGACCTCTACCTCTCGTACGTGCCCGAGGACCGGATGTGGGCCGACTGGATCGAGAGCGTGCTCAAGGGCGCGGGCTTCCGGGTGCTGCCGCGCGACGTCTCGGCCGGGTCCGACCCGCGGGCCGAGGCGGAGCGGTCGATGGACGCCTCCTACCGGACGGTGGCCATACTCTCGCCCTCCTACGTCCGCTCGCCGCAGGCCCAGGCCCTGTGGGAGTCGGTGGCCAAGTCGGATCCCTCCGGCACCAGGCGGCAGTTGATCCCGGTCCGGGTCGGCGACGTACGGCCCACCGCGCCGTTCAGCAACCGCAACTCGGTGGACCTGGTCCGGATGGAGGAGGCCCCGGCGGCGGCCGCGCTGCTGCGCGCGCTGGGCCGGTCCGACCTGGCCGCGGTCGAGCACCCGGTGGGCAGCGGCCCCCGGTTCCCGGGAACCCGGCCGCGGATCTGGAACGTCCAGTTCCGTAACACCTCCTTCACCGGCCGTGCGGCGGCGCTGGAGCGGCTGCGCAGCCAGCTCGGCGGCGGCACGACCGTGGTGCTGCCGCCCCCGCAGGCCCTCTACGGCCTCGGCGGCGTCGGCAAGACCCAGGTGGCGCTGGAGTACGCCTACCGGTTCATGGCCGACTACGACCTGGTCTGGTGGATCGAGGCCGAGCAGCCGGACCGGGTGGCGCTGTCGCTGGGCGAGCTGGCCAAGAAGCTCGAACTCCGGGTCGGCGACAATGTCGCCGAGGCCGCCGAGGCGGCGCGTGACGCCCTGCGCCGGGGCAGCCCGATCGACCGCTGGCTACTGATCTTCGACAACGCCGACGACCCGGCGAAGATCGCCCGTTACTTCCCCGGCGGCTCCGGCCACATCCTGGTGACCTCCCGGAACCAGGCCTGGTCCAACCACGCCGAGCCGCTGGAAGTGGACGTCTTCACCCGCAGCGAGAGCATCGAGCACCTGTGCCGGCAGGCCAAGGGGCTCAGCCGGCAGGACGCCAACCGGGTCGCCGAGGCCGTCGGCGACCTGCCGCTGGCCGTCGGCCTGGCCGCCGCCTGGCTGAACACCACCGGCACGCCGGTCGACGCCTACGTCGCCCAGCTGCAGCAGGAGGCGGTCCGGGCGCTGGCGCTGGCCCAGCAGCCCGCCGACTACCCGCACGTCTTCGGCGTCGCCTGGAACATCTCCATCGAGCGGCTGGCCCAGCAGGCCCCGGCCGCGGCCCGGCTGCTGGAGCTCTGCGCCTACTTCTCGGCCGACCCGATCTCCATGGACCTCTTCTACCGGGACCAGATGATCAAGGTGCTGGTCGGCTACGACCCGGACCTGCGCGACAAGTTCATGCTGGGCAAGGTGATCCAGGCGATCGGCCGCTACGGGCTGGCCAAGGTCGACCCCGGCAGCAACACCTTCCAGGTGCACCGGATGGTCCAGGCGGTGATCCGGTCCAAGCTGAACCCCCTGCAGCAGGACAGCACCATGCACGAGGTGCACGACATCCTGGTGGGGGCCAGGCCGGCCGTCGGCGACACCGACGACCCGGAGAACTGGCCGGCCTTCGAGCGGATCTGGCCGCACCTGGCCTCCTCCCGGGCCGAGGAGTGCGACCAGGCCGACACCCGGCAGCTGCTGCTCGACCGGGTCCGCTACCTGTGGAAGCGCGGCGAGCTGGACGCCGCCGAGCAGTTGGGCAACGAGCTGAACCGGCTCTGGGTGGCCAAGCTCGGCGAGGACGACCGGCAGACCCTGCTGCTGCGCTTCCACATGGCCAACGTGCTGCGCAGCCAGGGCCGTTTCGCCGAGGCGCTGACCCTGGACCAGGCGACCCTGGACAAGCAGCGCGAACTGCTCAGCGCCGACCACCCGTACACCCTGATGACCGCCCGCGGCCTGGCCGCCGACCTCCGGGCGCTCGGCCGGTTCGCCGAGGCGCTGGACATCGACAAGGAGATATTGGACAAGTTCAAGGAGCAGTTCGGCGACGAGGACCCGCAGACCCTGTCCACGGTCAACAACCTCGCCATCGACTACCGCTTCACCGGCGACTACGAGGCGGCCCGGCAGCTGGACCAGGAGACCCTGGACCGCCGCGTCGCCGTGCTCGGCCCGCGCCACCTGTACACCCTGACCACCAAGGCCGCGCTGGCCGAGGACCTGCGGGCGCTCGGCGACTACCGGGGCTCGGTGGAGCTGCTGGAGGAGTTCCAGGAGGAGTACCGGGCGGTGCCGGTGATGGACCTGCCGACGCTGCGCTACGCCAAGAGCCTCGCAGTGGCCCTCCGCAAGGCCGGACGCGAGGGCGAGGCGAGGCAGATCACCAAGGAGACCTACGCCCGGTTCCTGGACAACTACGGCGAGAACGCGCCGGACACCCTGGCCTGCGCGCTGAACCTGGCCGCGGACTACTCGGCCTCCGGCGACAAGGAGCTGGCCCGGGACTTCGCCCAGGAGGTCTACGACGGCTACCTGGCCCAGCTCGGCCCGGAGCACCCGTTCACCCTGGCCGTCGCCGTGAACGTCTCCATCTACCTGCGCGACAGCGGCCAGGCCGAGGAGGCGGTCGCGCTCGGCGAGCACACCACCAGCACCCTGGAGCGGGTGGTCGGCCCGGACCACCCGTTCACGCTGACCTCGCTGCTCAACCTGGCCAACTCGGTGGGCGAGGACGGCGACCTGGTCCGCTCGGAGGAGCTGGGGCGGACCGCGCTGGCCGGGCTGGTCGCCCGGTACGGGCCGACCCACCCGGACGTCGTGGTCTGCGAGGCCAACCTGGCGGTGACCCTGCGCGCCTCCGGCCGCCGCTCGGAGGCGCAGGAGCTGCGCGGCCGGGTGATCGAGGAGCTGATCCGGCAGCTCGGCGACGAGCACCCGGCCACCCGGGCCTGTCGCGAGTGGCGCCGGCTCGGCCGTTCGCTGGAGATCCAGCCGGTCTAG
- a CDS encoding aminoglycoside N(3)-acetyltransferase, with product MSGAIGGTQLLRELRELGVTEGGVLLVQASMRRLGPVRGGARTVVQALRRALGPTGTLVAYTGTPENSLSSRAHREATAGLDRGALERFLAAMPAFDPATTPSSPTMGALSEEVRRTRGALRSSHPQCSFAAVGPEAARITAVHPRSCHLGEESPIGRLYELGASALLLGIPSWLLSPYHLADCRQPEPPTQLYRCRVAGQDGTAEWAEFEGIRFDDRHFPELGSAVRQSVKFGEGWVGAAECFLVPVAPAVDAADRWLRERRNFPPH from the coding sequence ATGAGCGGGGCGATCGGCGGGACGCAGTTGCTGCGGGAGCTGCGGGAGTTGGGAGTGACCGAGGGCGGCGTGCTGCTGGTGCAGGCGTCGATGCGGAGGCTCGGCCCGGTCCGGGGCGGCGCGCGGACGGTGGTGCAGGCGCTGCGGCGGGCGCTCGGTCCGACCGGCACGCTGGTCGCGTACACCGGCACGCCGGAGAACTCGCTGAGCTCCCGGGCCCACCGGGAGGCCACGGCCGGCCTGGACCGCGGGGCGCTGGAACGCTTCCTGGCGGCGATGCCCGCCTTCGATCCGGCGACCACACCCAGCTCGCCGACGATGGGCGCACTCTCCGAGGAGGTCCGCCGCACCCGCGGGGCCCTGCGCAGCAGCCATCCGCAGTGCTCCTTCGCCGCGGTCGGCCCGGAGGCGGCGCGGATCACCGCCGTCCACCCCCGCTCCTGCCACCTCGGCGAGGAGTCACCCATCGGCCGCCTGTATGAACTCGGGGCCTCGGCCCTGCTGCTGGGCATCCCCAGTTGGCTGCTGAGCCCCTACCACCTGGCCGACTGCCGACAGCCGGAGCCGCCCACCCAGCTGTACCGCTGCCGGGTCGCCGGGCAGGACGGGACGGCCGAATGGGCGGAGTTCGAGGGAATCCGGTTCGACGACCGGCACTTCCCGGAACTGGGCTCGGCGGTACGGCAGTCGGTGAAGTTCGGCGAGGGCTGGGTGGGCGCCGCCGAGTGCTTCCTGGTGCCGGTGGCGCCCGCCGTGGACGCCGCCGACCGCTGGCTCCGGGAGCGCCGGAATTTCCCGCCCCACTGA
- a CDS encoding TIR-like protein FxsC, translated as MAERAGRDEDRPYFFLSYAHTPVYGAAGEPDPDIWVDKFFNDLRRLIVHFGDLPSTPEIGFMDRQMRPGEPWPDVLSDALARCRVFVPLYSPRYFRSVNCGQEWYAFERRPVYLRKADANLTSGVVPVLWIPQDVDSLPEVASRLQYKHPGLGRGYADEGLFALLKFGYLHEAYEMALYGIAKRIVEVAKQAMIPIDTEQQDYPSLPSAFETQDKGRELRISVLAADRSVPLPGRSDGSCYGDRPVDWQPYRPGPDEGRTLAEHAARVARQLDFQPSIHAFEDTAEELLAAVEPKAPELLLFDRWALLNPEKQRLAREFDRVNPPWVSVMEPWCENDPDRATGEVELRGLQADTFRSSRRGLKPSFHSTTELPTLRSFSEELPRAAQRAMHAYEEHRRPRSPAKSGSSSRPSLRDARPDPSRGGQWRAVPPGMPGFGLPATGAADAGPTDYGATDFGPTDYGPTDYGPTDFGAVDPFAPDTPEHLPPSHSSAPDPPVRRPDPRIDHDDPRQQDHGPGGGMP; from the coding sequence GTGGCCGAGCGGGCTGGACGGGACGAGGACCGGCCGTACTTCTTCCTCAGCTATGCGCACACGCCGGTGTACGGTGCGGCCGGCGAGCCCGACCCGGACATCTGGGTGGACAAGTTCTTCAATGATCTGCGCCGGCTGATCGTGCACTTCGGCGACCTGCCGAGCACGCCGGAGATCGGCTTCATGGACCGGCAGATGCGTCCCGGCGAGCCCTGGCCGGATGTGCTCTCGGACGCGCTGGCGCGCTGCCGGGTCTTCGTCCCGCTGTACTCCCCGCGCTACTTCCGCAGCGTCAACTGCGGCCAGGAGTGGTACGCCTTCGAACGCAGGCCGGTGTACCTGCGCAAGGCGGACGCCAACCTGACCAGCGGGGTGGTGCCGGTGCTGTGGATCCCGCAGGACGTCGACAGCCTGCCCGAGGTCGCCAGCCGGCTCCAGTACAAGCACCCGGGTCTGGGCCGGGGCTACGCCGACGAGGGCCTGTTCGCGCTGCTCAAGTTCGGCTACCTGCACGAGGCCTACGAGATGGCCCTGTACGGGATCGCCAAGCGGATAGTCGAGGTCGCCAAGCAGGCGATGATCCCGATCGACACCGAGCAGCAGGACTACCCGAGCCTGCCGAGCGCCTTCGAGACCCAGGACAAGGGCCGGGAGCTGCGGATCTCGGTGCTGGCGGCGGACCGGTCGGTGCCGCTCCCGGGCCGGTCCGACGGCTCCTGCTACGGCGACCGCCCGGTCGACTGGCAGCCCTACCGTCCGGGCCCGGACGAGGGCCGGACGCTGGCCGAGCACGCCGCCAGGGTGGCCCGGCAGCTGGACTTCCAGCCGAGCATCCACGCCTTCGAGGACACCGCCGAGGAGTTACTGGCGGCGGTCGAGCCCAAGGCCCCGGAGCTCCTGCTGTTCGACCGCTGGGCACTGCTGAACCCGGAGAAGCAGCGGCTGGCCCGGGAGTTCGACCGGGTGAACCCGCCCTGGGTGAGCGTGATGGAGCCCTGGTGCGAGAACGACCCGGACCGCGCGACCGGCGAGGTCGAGCTCCGGGGACTGCAGGCGGACACCTTCCGGTCCAGCCGGAGGGGGTTGAAGCCCTCCTTCCACAGCACCACCGAGCTGCCGACCCTGCGCTCCTTCTCGGAGGAGCTGCCCCGGGCGGCGCAGCGGGCCATGCACGCCTACGAGGAGCACCGCCGGCCGCGTTCCCCGGCCAAGAGCGGGTCCTCGTCCCGTCCGAGCCTGCGGGACGCCAGACCCGACCCCTCGCGCGGCGGGCAGTGGCGGGCGGTGCCGCCGGGGATGCCCGGCTTCGGCCTGCCGGCCACCGGCGCGGCGGACGCAGGCCCCACCGACTACGGAGCCACCGACTTCGGACCCACCGACTACGGGCCGACCGACTACGGGCCGACCGACTTCGGGGCGGTCGACCCGTTCGCGCCGGACACCCCGGAGCACCTCCCCCCGTCCCACTCGTCCGCTCCGGACCCACCCGTCCGGCGGCCCGACCCGCGCATCGACCACGACGACCCCCGGCAGCAGGACCATGGACCCGGCGGAGGAATGCCATGA